The following proteins come from a genomic window of Thiothrix unzii:
- a CDS encoding SH3 domain-containing protein has product MKPYFLTLSLTAILAFGAVNTAYATADGPDFYAVTRVAGTDSLALRHIASSRGRIVARIPFNAVRVQNKGDRSGSWCKVQYATSVGWASCQHLTESDGNRYYSTQGYTDRLNIRKTPSTSAAVVGTIPPLETGLQGTGECSASWCPVDYQGKRGWVGRRYLASWSF; this is encoded by the coding sequence ATGAAACCCTATTTTTTAACCCTGTCGTTGACTGCAATACTGGCATTCGGCGCGGTGAATACCGCTTATGCCACCGCCGATGGCCCTGATTTTTACGCAGTGACCCGTGTAGCAGGGACAGACAGTCTCGCCTTACGTCACATTGCCTCCAGTCGTGGGCGGATAGTGGCACGAATTCCGTTCAATGCGGTACGAGTACAAAACAAGGGCGACCGCAGCGGCAGTTGGTGCAAAGTGCAATACGCTACCTCGGTAGGTTGGGCAAGTTGCCAGCACCTCACAGAATCGGACGGCAATCGCTATTACTCCACCCAAGGTTACACTGACCGTTTAAATATCCGTAAAACGCCGAGTACCAGTGCCGCTGTTGTAGGCACGATTCCGCCGCTGGAAACGGGATTGCAAGGCACAGGCGAATGTTCGGCGAGCTGGTGTCCGGTGGATTATCAGGGTAAACGCGGTTGGGTCGGGCGGCGTTACCTTGCGAGTTGGTCGTTTTAA